In Drosophila innubila isolate TH190305 chromosome 2L unlocalized genomic scaffold, UK_Dinn_1.0 5_B_2L, whole genome shotgun sequence, a single window of DNA contains:
- the LOC117782603 gene encoding uncharacterized protein LOC117782603 produces the protein MKTRKLYNYLPWCLLLILLMVYESHCRRQPKTKAQSKRLQTFSPAELLKEYNASVSSAEQLDDNIMSWTGVRIQERKQTTPSKTQNPRRRKTKSGLLIESNIAEDQQPSASAEIRSGKKYAQQRRRNGRIQRPNIKSNANSKLMPL, from the coding sequence ATGAAAACCAGAAAGTTATACAATTACCTACCTTGGTGCTTGCTGCTGATCTTACTGATGGTCTATGAGAGCCACTGCAGACGGCAGCCAAAGACCAAGGCTCAGTCAAAGCGTCTTCAAACGTTCTCACCCGCTGAATTGCTGAAGGAATACAATGCCAGTGTTAGCTCCGCCGAGCAGCTGGATGACAACATTATGTCCTGGACAGGCGTTAGGATCCAGGAGCGAAAGCAAACGACACCTTCGAAAACACAAAATCCGCGTCGTCGTAAAACTAAAAGTGGCCTCCTGATCGAAAGTAATATTGCAGAGGATCAGCAGCCATCTGCTTCCGCCGAGATCAGATCGGGCAAGAAATACGCACAGCAGCGTCGTCGCAACGGTCGCATACAAAGACCCAATATCAAATCGAATGCCAATAGTAAGTTGATGCCTCTATAA